The following proteins are encoded in a genomic region of Hippocampus zosterae strain Florida chromosome 2, ASM2543408v3, whole genome shotgun sequence:
- the nfatc2a gene encoding nuclear factor of activated T-cells, cytoplasmic 2 isoform X4 yields the protein MVLSPRIEITPSREHYSHSRDSLQNHHPSINSPRPTLTVPGHENLSYREPQCLSPASSNSSTSWHSENYSPWASPCVSPSSGNNPGDLCPRLQNIHTGSPHTSPGTSPNTGLIEEGYLGTCSPSPRPGSRSTSPQGKRTYDMYRNPALMPGIRSRSPSPLGGHVDQNMGAHYPHNAMPEAINGFTLPTKLVKTSNQVYTLYPEHHGEGNYLVSCDQDMKSKPSPEPFFVIPPIWSKPLVSSICSIPLASLPPLEWPVPSRTDHYELHIEVQPKPHHRAHYETEGSRGAVKAHTGGHPVVQLRGYKGKEALGLQIFIGTADERILKPHAFYQVHRITGKTVTTNSLEKIVNGTKVLEMPLEPKNNMRAIIDCAGILKLRNADIELRKGETDVGRKNTRVRLVFRVHIPQPGGQHVSLQVASHPVECSQRSAHELPIVEKQDSDSCSVLGGQQMILSGQNFSSDSKVVFMEKTQDGMQIWEMEATVDKDKSQPSMLFVEVPSYRDSSICHPVKVTFCVVNGKRKRSQPQHFTYTPLASPSIKTEPLDEYDSDHMSFAVPPVMGILPHSYYHSPHGVLHPEHGLVSSMASCQRLGSNLLGEESRFHNQSPAIVFSRAGKSLSSSPAGTYQQTGPMIPDPHRSVLVHTGSQAPTAAPMGAGQQPSIIQFSPTNHHLLRAGDQAHPEQPVIYCEGYTPQGTHPSPPPQVDGNPPQQYPTVIQQQTYAPKGQQKARASPEETPADQARRVTVKEENLDQAYLDDGELNEIICKDLTAVQTRGQS from the exons TTGAAATCACACCATCCCGGGAGCACTACAGCCACTCTCGCGACTCCCTGCAGAACCACCACCCCAGCATCAACAGTCCCCGACCCACATTGACCGTACCAGGCCATGAGAACCTCTCCTATCGTGAGCCCCAGTGCCTGAGCCCCGCCAGCAGCAACTCGTCCACCAGCTGGCACTCTGAGAACTATTCCCCTTGGGCTTCCCCCTGCGTGTCCCCCAGTAGCGGCAACAACCCTGGAGACCTGTGCCCCCGATTACAGAACATCCACACTGGCTCCCCACACACCTCCCCGGGAACATCACCGAACACCGGCCTAATTGAAGAAGGCTACCTGGGAACGTGTTCGCCCTCCCCGCGCCCTGGCTCCCGCTCCACCTCCCCGCAGGGTAAACGCACCTACGACATGTACAGGAATCCCGCTCTGATGCCCGGCATCCGCTCCCGAAGCCCCTCCCCCCTAGGCGGCCATGTGGATCAGAACATGGGGGCCCACTATCCACACAACGCCATGCCGGAAGCCATTAATGGTTTCACTTTGCCCACTAAACTAGTCAAGACTTCCAACCAGGTCTACACTCTGTATCCGGAGCATCACGGCGAGGGGAACTACTTGGTCTCCTGTGACCAGGATATGAAAAGCAAACCTTCTCCAGAACCCTTCTTTGTCATCCCTCCGATCTGGTCTAAGCCGCTGGTCTCCAGCATTTGCAG TATCCCGTTGGCATCTCTCCCCCCTCTGGAATGGCCCGTGCCCAGCCGCACGGACCACTATGAGCTCCATATCGAGGTGCAGCCAAAGCCACACCACAGAGCTCACTACGAGACGGAGGGAAGTAGAGGCGCCGTCAAGGCCCACACAGGAGGACACCCTGTGGTGCAG TTGCGCGGCTACAAAGGCAAAGAGGCGCTCGGCCTGCAGATCTTCATCGGCACGGCGGACGAGCGCATTCTCAAGCCGCACGCCTTCTACCAAGTGCATCGCATCACTGGCAAAACCGTTACGACAAACAGTTTGGAGAAGATTGTCAATGGAACCAAAGTCCTGGAGATGCCCCTGGaaccaaaaaacaacatgaGAGCAAT AATTGACTGCGCCGGTATCCTGAAGCTGCGGAATGCTGACATCGAGCTAAGGAAGGGCGAGACGGACGTCGGCCGAAAGAACACGCGCGTCCGCCTCGTGTTCCGCGTGCACATACCCCAGCCCGGAGGACAGCACGTCTCACTACAAGTGGCCTCGCATCCCGTTGAGTGTT CTCAGCGTTCAGCACATGAACTTCCCATCGTGGAGAAGCAGGACTCGGACAGTTGCTCCGTTCTGGGAGGCCAGCAGATGATTTTGAGCGGGCAGAACTTCAGCTCCGATTCCAAAGTGGTTTTCATGGAAAAAACTCAGG ATGGGATGCAAATTTGGGAAATGGAAGCGACGGTGGACAAAGATAAGAGCCAGCCG AGCATGCTGTTTGTGGAGGTGCCGTCCTACCGCGACTCGTCCATCTGCCATCCTGTCAAAGTGACCTTCTGCGTAGTCAATGGGAAGAGGAAACGTAGTCAGCCTCAGCACTTCACCTACACACCACTGGCAT CTCCGTCCATCAAGACCGAGCCCCTTGACGAGTACGACTCGGATCACATGAGCTTCGCCGTCCCCCCCGTCATGGGCATACTCCCTCATTCCTACTACCACAGCCCGCACGGCGTCCTCCACCCGGAACACGGCCTCGTTTCCAGCATGGCTTCATGCCAACGACTTGGCTCCAACCTCCTGGGAGAGGAATCCCGCTTCCACAACCAGAGCCCAGCCATTGTCTTCTCTCGTGCAGGGAAAAGCCTGAGCAGCAGCCCGGCGGGCACCTATCAGCAGACTGGTCCCATGATCCCTGACCCCCACCGCTCCGTCCTGGTCCACACGGGCTCTCAGGCACCAACTGCCGCACCAATGGGTGCAGGCCAGCAACCGTCTATCATCCAGTTCTCCCCCACCAACCACCACCTGCTTCGGGCAGGAGACCAAGCGCATCCTGAGCAGCCCGTCATTTATTGCGAAGGCTACACCCCGCAGGGGACCCACCCGTCCCCGCCCCCCCAGGTTGACGGGAACCCCCCTCAGCAATACCCAACCGTGATCCAGCAACAGACGTACGCTCCCAAAGGGCAGCAGAAAGCCAGAGCATCTCCCGAGGAGACGCCGGCCGACCAAGCGAGGAGGGTGACAGTGAAGGAAGAGAACCTGGACCAGGCCTACCTAGATGACGGTGAGT